GAGGACCGCCTCGTCGGCGTGAGCGCGCAGTGCGACTACCCGCTGGCCGCCAAGCTCAAGCCGAAGATCGGCAACTTCAACCGGCCCGACCTCGCGCAGGCGCGGGCCCTGCACCCGGACATCGTCCTGTTCGCCGAGTACGCGCGGGCCGAGGACCTCGCCGCGCTGGAGAAGGAGGGCATCGCGGCCGCCGTGCTCTCCTTCCGCGACCTCGCCGACCTCTCGCGCACCATGCGGCTGGTCGGGCGCATCACCGGCAGGGTGCAGCAGGCCGAGGACGCCGCCGCGTCGCTGGAACGCACGGTCGTCGACGTCACGAAGAAGCTCGCCGGGGTCGCGCCCGGTCAGCGCCCGAGCGTCTACATCGAGGTCGAGGGTCCCTCGCCCATCTACGCGGTCGGCTCCGGCTCCTTCATGGGCGACATCATCCGGGTCGCCGGCGGGCGCAACGTCTTCGAGGAGGGCCCGGGACCCTACAACCGGCTCTCGCAGGGGGACGTGGCCCGCGCCAACCCCGACGTGATGCTGATCGACCACCCGTTCCAGTACAAGGTCGGCGTCTCCAAGCGCCCCGGCTGGTCCGAGCTGACGGCCGTGAAGAACCACAAGGTCTACGACGGCTCGGACTTCGACCTCGTGTTGCTCAACCGGGCCTCGCCCCGCGTGGCGCAGTCGCTGTGGGAGATCGCCCGCCTCCTGCACCCCGAGGTGTTCGCGAAACCCTGAAGAAGCCGCGCCGTCCTCGAGGCTGAAACGAGGACTAGCGCTGCGCCGGGGCGAGCGTCAGCGTCCCGGGCTTCACGCCGGGGGTCGTCGCCACCGTGCCGTCGGGCCAGGTGACGGACAGGTCGCAGGCGACGCCGGCCGGCAGGTGGAACACGAGCTCGGCCGGCCCCTGAGAGCAGACCCCGTAGCCGGTCTGCAGCTCCCGCGTCGCGAGCAGCGCCTCGGGCTTCCCGGCCGAACCGGCCCGGTAGATCCTCGCCACCGCCCCCACGGATGCCGCGCCGGCAGGGACGCGGACCTTCAGGGCGCGCGCGCCGCCCAGTTCGTTGCGGTACAGGCGGTTGCGCCCCTCGAAGTTGGTGACGTACAGGTCGAGGTCCCCGTCGCCGTCGAGATCGGCCAGCGCGATGCCGTCGTTGCGCGTCTGGCCGCCGAGGCCGGTGACGCCCGTGACGTCGGCGAAGCGGCCGCCGCCGAGGTTGCGTAAGACGCGCGCCGGGCCTGCGAAGCCTGCGACGACCAGGTCCGTGAGCAGGTCCCCGTCGACGTCCCCCGCCGTGGCGCCGACGCTCCTGCCGGAGGCCAGGCCCGACGCGGCCGTCACGTCCGTGAAGCGCCCGCCGCCGTCGTTGCGGAACAGCCGGTCCGGCCCGTCGAGGTTCGTGAAGAGCAGATCGGACCGCCCCTGGCCATGGAAGTCCGCGGCAACGACGCCGATGGCCCAGTCGATACCAGTGACGCCCGAGCGCGCCGTCCAGTCCTCGAAGGTCCCGTTGCCGCGGTTGCGATAGAGCCGCGCGCCCTGCGGCAGCCCGCGCGCGCCGCACGCGGCGACGACGTCCGGCCAGCCGTCGCCGTCGAAGTCCGTGGACACCGCGCCCCAGCACTTCGCCGCCGGGCCCAGGCCGGCGTCCGCCGCCTCGGTGAACGAGCCCCCCCCCCCGCGCTTGTCACCCCGGTACAGCACGTTGCCGCTCCACCCGGCGACGAACAGGTCCGCGGCCCCGTCGCGGTCCGCATCCAGCGCGAGCGCGGAGATCCCGTTCTTCCGCCCCGGCGCGCCCAGCTGCGCCCCCCGCTCCACGAAGGTCCCGTCAGCGCGCTGCAGGTAGACGCCGTTGGCGCCCGGGACGTGCTCGCCGCGCACGACATAGACGTCCGGGCGCCCGTCCCCGTCCAGGTCCCAGACGACGGCGCCGATCCCGACGGCGCTCTCCAGCCCCTTGGCCGCGGTACCGTCGTCGAAGGCGAAGCCGCCGCGGTTGACGAGCAGGCGACAGCGGCCGCGCGGCACCGGCAGGAAGATTTCCGGCAGCCCGTCGGCGTTCAGGTCGACGATGTTGACGCCTTCCCCGTACTTGAGGGACGGGACCGCGGCGGTCGCCGTGACGTCGGTGAACCAGGAGCCGCCCGCAGCCGCTGCGGCCTGCGCCGCGAGCAGAACGCCGGACAGTGCC
The sequence above is a segment of the bacterium genome. Coding sequences within it:
- a CDS encoding helical backbone metal receptor, producing the protein MSGRAPRRAGLTGLTGLAAALALLAAGCAGAGPWRDGMGRAVPLPLPARTVASLAPNVTEILYAIGAEDRLVGVSAQCDYPLAAKLKPKIGNFNRPDLAQARALHPDIVLFAEYARAEDLAALEKEGIAAAVLSFRDLADLSRTMRLVGRITGRVQQAEDAAASLERTVVDVTKKLAGVAPGQRPSVYIEVEGPSPIYAVGSGSFMGDIIRVAGGRNVFEEGPGPYNRLSQGDVARANPDVMLIDHPFQYKVGVSKRPGWSELTAVKNHKVYDGSDFDLVLLNRASPRVAQSLWEIARLLHPEVFAKP
- a CDS encoding VCBS repeat-containing protein, with the protein product MAGAGGCVAVALSGVLLAAQAAAAAGGSWFTDVTATAAVPSLKYGEGVNIVDLNADGLPEIFLPVPRGRCRLLVNRGGFAFDDGTAAKGLESAVGIGAVVWDLDGDGRPDVYVVRGEHVPGANGVYLQRADGTFVERGAQLGAPGRKNGISALALDADRDGAADLFVAGWSGNVLYRGDKRGGGGSFTEAADAGLGPAAKCWGAVSTDFDGDGWPDVVAACGARGLPQGARLYRNRGNGTFEDWTARSGVTGIDWAIGVVAADFHGQGRSDLLFTNLDGPDRLFRNDGGGRFTDVTAASGLASGRSVGATAGDVDGDLLTDLVVAGFAGPARVLRNLGGGRFADVTGVTGLGGQTRNDGIALADLDGDGDLDLYVTNFEGRNRLYRNELGGARALKVRVPAGAASVGAVARIYRAGSAGKPEALLATRELQTGYGVCSQGPAELVFHLPAGVACDLSVTWPDGTVATTPGVKPGTLTLAPAQR